A single genomic interval of Candidatus Bathyarchaeia archaeon harbors:
- the aroC gene encoding chorismate synthase: MGSNTYGKVFSVTSFGESHGRCVGVVVDGCPAGLRLDSEDFRETMSRRIPPDPELRSSRVEPDEVELLSGVFEGRTTGAPICALVWNKDVDSQPYEEFRFKPRPGHADYTAWRRYGGYNDYRGGGRFSGRVTLSHLIAGVIALKLLERVGVEVVAYTAEIGGIKAGEMPLEEIKSKVRLSPVSCPDPKASKLMEEYVKKVRSMGDSLGGVVKAVALNVPAGLGEPIFESLESKISSIMYSIPGVKGVEFGAGFLSARMKGSENNDPFTVEKGRIVNLTNNSGGILGGISTGMPIEVSVAFKPPSSIRVKQRTVNLLKMEDASVVVKGRHDPCIVPKAVPVVESSLAIALCDILMEAGLIPRVLDG; encoded by the coding sequence CTGGGATCTAACACGTATGGGAAGGTTTTTTCGGTTACAAGCTTCGGGGAAAGCCATGGGAGATGCGTGGGCGTTGTCGTAGACGGATGCCCAGCTGGGCTACGTTTAGACAGTGAAGACTTCAGGGAAACGATGAGTAGACGGATTCCACCTGACCCTGAGCTTCGTTCAAGCCGCGTTGAACCTGACGAAGTCGAGTTGCTCTCAGGGGTTTTCGAGGGTAGGACGACGGGGGCTCCGATATGCGCGTTGGTCTGGAACAAGGATGTCGACAGTCAACCATACGAGGAGTTTAGGTTTAAGCCCAGGCCTGGACACGCTGACTACACGGCTTGGCGGCGATACGGTGGATACAACGACTATAGGGGTGGTGGAAGGTTTTCAGGCCGGGTAACCCTATCCCACCTCATCGCGGGGGTGATAGCGCTCAAGCTGCTGGAAAGGGTTGGAGTGGAGGTTGTGGCCTACACGGCGGAGATCGGTGGAATAAAAGCGGGGGAAATGCCGCTCGAGGAAATCAAGTCCAAGGTCAGGTTGTCGCCTGTTTCATGTCCAGACCCCAAGGCCTCCAAGCTCATGGAGGAATACGTGAAAAAGGTGAGGTCAATGGGGGACAGTTTGGGAGGCGTGGTTAAAGCTGTGGCGCTTAACGTTCCCGCTGGATTGGGGGAGCCGATATTCGAATCCTTAGAGTCCAAAATCTCATCCATCATGTACTCGATCCCAGGAGTTAAAGGGGTGGAGTTCGGGGCGGGCTTCCTCTCAGCCAGGATGAAGGGCTCTGAAAACAACGATCCCTTCACGGTTGAAAAGGGTAGAATCGTAAACTTAACGAACAATTCGGGTGGAATTCTCGGCGGGATCTCCACAGGCATGCCGATCGAGGTATCCGTCGCCTTCAAGCCGCCCTCCTCCATCAGGGTTAAACAACGAACCGTAAACCTGCTAAAAATGGAGGACGCCTCCGTAGTCGTTAAGGGTAGGCATGACCCATGCATAGTGCCTAAGGCGGTTCCGGTTGTGGAGTCATCCCTGGCGATAGCGCTATGCGACATCTTAATGGAGGCCGGTTTAATTCCAAGGGTGTTGGATGGTTAG
- the aroA gene encoding 3-phosphoshikimate 1-carboxyvinyltransferase, whose product MGFLTIRKSVLEGVVKAPPSKAYTHRLLIAASLASRPSKIENPLICRDTESTVRAVTQYGSKVTRRGNMWIVVGKGVVETPTNVVDCGESAATLRFTAPILANAPGISVLTGRKGLLKRPMGPMIHALRQLGVDAYSTRGDGCPPIVVFGGGFKGGAISLRGDVSSQFLSGLLFAAPLASGELTISMTTELESKPYVDMTMEVLKEHGVEVSVEGYREFTVSGRQEYRARDHAVEGDYSSAAFLAAAAAVTQSNVKIIGLSPNSLQGDRRVLQILSDMSVKVKWVDGCLVVEGDGRIDGVEVEARDVPDLVPVVAALACYAEGETIIKSVERLRFKESDRVASMMAEFSKTGAKLTYREGSLTIKGGRLKPATFQSHGDHRIAMACAVLGLGIEGESKISSYGCVKKSYPNFFMDLKSLGAEIAGI is encoded by the coding sequence TTGGGCTTCTTAACCATCAGGAAAAGTGTGCTTGAAGGGGTGGTTAAGGCCCCGCCTTCGAAGGCTTATACCCATCGACTCCTAATCGCGGCTTCTTTGGCTTCAAGGCCCTCAAAGATCGAGAACCCCTTGATTTGCCGTGACACCGAGTCTACTGTCCGAGCCGTAACCCAATACGGGTCGAAAGTAACCCGTAGAGGGAATATGTGGATCGTTGTAGGGAAGGGGGTTGTTGAAACCCCTACGAACGTGGTTGACTGCGGTGAATCGGCGGCAACCCTCAGGTTTACAGCCCCAATTTTAGCTAACGCTCCAGGCATTTCAGTCTTAACTGGAAGGAAGGGTTTGCTTAAAAGGCCCATGGGGCCGATGATTCACGCCCTGCGCCAACTAGGGGTCGACGCATACTCCACTAGGGGAGACGGTTGTCCACCCATAGTTGTCTTTGGAGGTGGGTTTAAAGGTGGGGCCATTTCCCTGAGGGGGGATGTGAGCTCGCAGTTTCTGTCTGGGCTTCTGTTCGCCGCGCCCCTAGCCAGCGGCGAGTTAACCATTTCCATGACTACTGAGCTGGAGTCTAAACCCTATGTTGACATGACGATGGAGGTGTTGAAGGAGCACGGTGTGGAAGTTTCAGTTGAGGGTTACAGGGAATTTACAGTATCCGGTAGACAAGAATACCGTGCCAGAGACCACGCTGTGGAGGGGGATTATTCCTCAGCGGCTTTCCTAGCGGCCGCCGCCGCCGTCACCCAGTCTAATGTAAAGATAATTGGGTTAAGCCCAAACTCCCTGCAAGGCGATAGGAGGGTTCTTCAAATATTGTCCGATATGTCGGTTAAGGTTAAATGGGTTGACGGTTGCCTCGTCGTTGAAGGCGACGGCCGAATCGATGGAGTGGAGGTTGAAGCAAGGGATGTGCCGGACCTCGTTCCCGTGGTAGCCGCCCTCGCATGCTACGCAGAAGGTGAAACGATCATAAAGAGCGTGGAGAGGCTTCGATTCAAGGAGTCCGATAGGGTCGCCTCTATGATGGCCGAGTTCAGTAAAACAGGCGCGAAATTAACGTACAGGGAAGGGAGCTTGACAATTAAAGGTGGCCGTTTAAAGCCCGCCACATTTCAGTCCCACGGCGACCATAGAATAGCCATGGCGTGCGCGGTGCTGGGGTTGGGGATTGAAGGGGAAAGCAAGATATCCTCATATGGATGTGTTAAGAAATCTTATCCCAACTTCTTTATGGATTTAAAATCGTTGGGGGCTGAGATCGCTGGGATCTAA
- a CDS encoding shikimate kinase yields MRARARAYGAATIINAIGLGKGAAFGIGLWTEATVELKKTGGVKVTVKNEPNEDTALARTTVSLVLKRLNLKLGAEVTVESNIPIARGLKSSSAASNAVALATVKAANANLDDGEIINLAVDASIASKVTVTGAFDDACASYLGGVVITDNVKRRLIKRYLPSSELEAVLYVPSSRRYTIDVDVESLRRISPLTEVLWREALEGRYWAAMTLNGYIHSLALKQSPEIALEALSLGAVAAGLSGKGPSVVAVADKEVSKLIEKAWRRPGVAVLKTPLNSRRAEIL; encoded by the coding sequence ATGCGCGCGAGGGCCAGAGCCTACGGTGCGGCTACCATAATAAACGCCATAGGGCTGGGTAAAGGAGCCGCGTTCGGCATAGGATTATGGACCGAAGCCACAGTGGAGTTGAAGAAAACCGGCGGCGTAAAGGTGACAGTAAAGAACGAGCCAAATGAGGATACTGCACTAGCCCGGACGACGGTGAGCCTCGTCCTTAAACGGTTAAACCTGAAACTAGGCGCGGAGGTGACCGTGGAGTCGAACATACCCATCGCCAGAGGGTTGAAAAGCAGTAGCGCGGCTTCGAACGCGGTAGCCTTAGCCACCGTCAAGGCCGCGAACGCAAACCTCGACGACGGTGAAATCATCAACCTAGCTGTGGACGCCTCCATCGCCTCAAAGGTCACGGTTACAGGGGCCTTCGACGATGCGTGTGCTTCCTATCTGGGCGGGGTGGTGATAACGGACAACGTTAAGCGGCGGTTGATCAAACGTTATTTACCATCCAGCGAGTTAGAGGCAGTGTTATACGTGCCATCTTCGAGGAGGTACACGATCGACGTGGATGTGGAGTCGTTAAGGAGGATATCGCCTTTGACGGAAGTCCTGTGGAGGGAGGCGCTGGAAGGTAGATACTGGGCCGCCATGACGTTGAACGGGTACATTCACTCCCTCGCCTTAAAGCAAAGCCCTGAAATCGCGTTGGAGGCGTTGAGTCTTGGAGCGGTGGCCGCAGGCCTCTCCGGGAAGGGACCCAGCGTTGTGGCCGTGGCTGACAAGGAGGTTTCCAAGCTTATCGAGAAGGCTTGGCGGAGGCCAGGTGTCGCGGTGCTGAAAACGCCGTTAAACAGTCGGAGAGCTGAAATCTTATGA
- a CDS encoding shikimate dehydrogenase: MKLRLEIDGRTGLCCLIGDPVEHSVSPAMHNSAYQALGLNYVYLAVKVRRNTLKTAVEGLKALNVRGINVTTPHKVSIIPILDEVDEEAQSIGAVNTVLNEEGLLKGYNTDAAGALKAIGEEKIEGKNVVILGAGGAARAIATAVSGRCSKLTILNRTKSKAKRLAKKISEKTGLKTGWGSLGDAARWMNDCQVLINATPVGMHPYTEASPIQAKWLKKGMTVFDAVYNPSETKLLRNARARGAEAISGLEMLVQQAAGSIKIWFNLEPNVELMRRAAVKALDQSRRLDQA; the protein is encoded by the coding sequence CTGAAGCTGAGGCTTGAAATCGACGGTAGAACAGGTTTATGCTGCCTCATAGGAGACCCGGTTGAGCATTCGGTCAGCCCAGCCATGCATAACTCAGCTTACCAAGCCCTCGGCCTCAACTACGTCTACTTAGCCGTAAAGGTGAGAAGAAACACGTTGAAGACAGCGGTTGAAGGCCTTAAAGCTTTGAACGTAAGGGGAATCAACGTCACAACCCCTCATAAGGTTTCAATAATCCCCATACTCGACGAGGTGGATGAAGAAGCCCAGTCGATAGGAGCGGTGAACACCGTTTTAAACGAGGAAGGACTCCTTAAAGGATACAACACCGACGCGGCGGGGGCCCTCAAAGCCATAGGGGAAGAAAAAATAGAGGGGAAAAACGTCGTAATTCTGGGTGCGGGAGGCGCGGCTAGGGCCATAGCCACCGCCGTGTCGGGGAGATGCTCAAAGCTTACGATCCTGAACCGGACGAAAAGCAAGGCCAAACGGCTGGCCAAAAAAATCTCTGAGAAAACCGGTTTAAAAACAGGTTGGGGAAGCCTGGGAGACGCGGCTCGGTGGATGAACGACTGCCAAGTTCTGATAAACGCCACCCCAGTGGGGATGCACCCATACACGGAAGCGTCCCCCATCCAGGCTAAGTGGCTTAAAAAGGGGATGACGGTCTTCGACGCGGTGTATAATCCTTCGGAAACCAAGCTTCTAAGAAACGCTAGAGCTCGCGGAGCAGAGGCGATCAGCGGCCTGGAGATGCTCGTCCAGCAGGCAGCTGGGTCGATTAAAATATGGTTCAACCTGGAGCCTAATGTTGAATTAATGCGGAGGGCCGCCGTCAAAGCCTTAGATCAATCGAGGAGGCTGGATCAGGCCTAA
- the aroD gene encoding type I 3-dehydroquinate dehydratase, with translation MTPKICVSIPVTSVAEAGNLAAEASERGADYIEYRLDYLKNRVREFNELKSLLNAGETPKIATLRSREEGGLSNLDGEERFKVLCAAADLGFDLVDLELSIDDVEEKVSTLKEKGVKVIVSKHFLNETPRRAVLKETMRAEIEAKADICKIISKAERWEDNLKVLNFLASITGAVIEDVKIVCFAMGPLGKPSRILAPYFGSLYTYASVGRGLQTAPGQISIEELLHVYKVMFSEAEA, from the coding sequence TTGACTCCGAAAATATGTGTTTCCATACCGGTGACGAGCGTAGCCGAGGCGGGCAATTTGGCGGCGGAGGCGTCTGAAAGGGGCGCCGACTACATAGAGTATAGGCTAGACTACTTGAAAAATCGCGTAAGGGAGTTTAATGAGCTGAAAAGCCTTTTGAACGCGGGTGAGACGCCTAAGATCGCGACGCTGAGAAGCCGGGAGGAAGGTGGTTTATCCAATCTCGATGGGGAGGAAAGATTCAAAGTTTTATGCGCCGCGGCGGATCTGGGCTTCGATTTGGTGGATCTAGAGTTATCGATAGACGATGTTGAAGAGAAGGTTTCAACTCTCAAGGAGAAGGGAGTGAAGGTCATCGTGTCCAAGCACTTCTTAAACGAAACCCCGAGGAGGGCGGTTCTAAAGGAGACTATGAGAGCTGAGATTGAGGCGAAAGCGGACATATGCAAGATCATCTCAAAGGCTGAACGCTGGGAAGACAACCTTAAGGTGCTTAACTTCCTAGCCTCCATCACCGGAGCGGTCATCGAAGACGTAAAAATAGTGTGCTTCGCCATGGGCCCTCTGGGTAAGCCTTCAAGAATACTGGCCCCATATTTCGGAAGCCTCTACACCTACGCCTCCGTGGGGAGGGGCCTCCAAACGGCTCCAGGACAAATCTCGATAGAGGAGCTTCTACATGTTTATAAAGTGATGTTCTCTGAAGCTGAGGCTTGA
- a CDS encoding 3-dehydroquinate synthase II, with product MTELWLRIDGKLPVEKKMRLLEKASELCDAVVVSSTDAQLAKNLGVKRVVSEGGGDISLIALDSVTGPISGEAAANITVKNRGDEVKAVDAAEKGVQNIIVSCPDWKVIPLENLIAQLHGKSSKLFAHVSNVEEARVAAETLELGVDGVLLDTENPNVLVDASKALKEKLLSLLLEEAEVTNVKILTPGARVCIDTVSLMSPGEGLLVGSQSSGLFLVQAEVVPNPHVEPRPFRVNAGPVSSYILAPGDRTRYLSELKAGDEALIVTREGKTRATSIGRVKIELRPLLLVEAAFKGEGYKVILQNAETIHLVTKDSSISVTDLNPGDKVLIRHQPGGRHFGTLVEAETVIER from the coding sequence ATGACTGAGCTGTGGCTGAGAATTGATGGAAAGCTTCCTGTCGAGAAAAAAATGAGGTTGCTGGAAAAAGCCTCCGAGCTATGCGACGCCGTCGTGGTGTCCTCAACGGACGCGCAGTTAGCGAAAAACCTCGGGGTGAAAAGGGTGGTTTCGGAAGGAGGGGGAGATATCAGCCTCATAGCCCTAGATTCAGTTACAGGGCCCATCTCAGGGGAAGCGGCCGCCAATATAACCGTTAAGAACAGGGGCGATGAGGTGAAAGCTGTTGATGCCGCTGAGAAAGGAGTGCAAAACATCATTGTGAGCTGCCCGGACTGGAAGGTCATTCCCTTGGAGAACCTGATAGCTCAACTGCACGGTAAATCCTCTAAGCTTTTCGCGCATGTCTCCAACGTGGAGGAGGCGAGGGTGGCGGCGGAAACCCTTGAGCTTGGAGTCGACGGTGTCCTTTTAGATACCGAAAACCCGAATGTGCTGGTTGACGCGTCCAAAGCCTTAAAGGAGAAACTCCTCTCCCTCCTCCTCGAAGAAGCTGAGGTAACGAATGTGAAAATTCTCACACCAGGAGCCAGGGTATGCATAGACACCGTCAGCTTGATGAGCCCCGGGGAGGGGCTTCTCGTTGGATCCCAGTCCTCAGGCCTATTCCTAGTTCAAGCCGAAGTGGTTCCGAACCCTCACGTGGAGCCAAGGCCCTTCAGGGTTAACGCGGGCCCAGTTTCCTCCTACATCCTAGCCCCAGGCGATAGAACAAGATATCTCTCTGAGCTCAAGGCTGGAGACGAAGCGTTGATAGTTACTAGGGAAGGTAAGACACGGGCCACCAGCATAGGGAGGGTGAAAATAGAGCTTCGGCCCCTGCTGTTAGTGGAAGCGGCTTTCAAAGGGGAAGGCTACAAAGTAATCTTGCAAAACGCTGAAACCATACATCTTGTAACCAAAGACTCATCGATCTCCGTGACGGATCTGAACCCAGGGGACAAGGTTCTCATCAGACATCAGCCTGGTGGAAGACACTTCGGAACCCTTGTTGAAGCCGAGACAGTTATCGAAAGATAG
- a CDS encoding 2-amino-3,7-dideoxy-D-threo-hept-6-ulosonate synthase: protein MKRLKRIMPDGRTVIIPMDHGVTSGPVKGLENMQSIVNKLSGGGADAVVVHKGIAKNVDTGNLGLIIHLSGSTKYSLQPNWKVRVGSVVEALKLGADAVSVHINVGDDQEPAMLEKLGYVSEECEAYSIPLLAMMYPRGKLIKSEHDPEAVAHAARLAAELGADIVKTNYTGDVDSFKRVVNSCPVPVIIAGGPKAETTLQVLKMVYDALTAGCKGVSIGRNVFQHDHPDRMCRALSLIVHEKAEVDEAVKALGE from the coding sequence ATGAAGCGTTTGAAGAGGATTATGCCGGATGGGAGAACCGTTATCATTCCAATGGACCACGGCGTCACCAGCGGCCCTGTTAAAGGCTTGGAAAACATGCAAAGCATCGTAAACAAGTTGAGTGGCGGGGGGGCTGACGCAGTCGTGGTTCATAAGGGCATTGCGAAGAACGTGGACACAGGGAACCTGGGTTTAATCATCCACCTCTCAGGTAGCACAAAGTATTCTTTACAGCCAAACTGGAAGGTCAGGGTTGGATCTGTGGTTGAGGCCTTGAAGCTGGGAGCCGACGCGGTTTCCGTTCACATAAACGTAGGCGACGACCAGGAGCCGGCGATGCTGGAGAAACTTGGATACGTATCCGAGGAATGCGAGGCTTACAGCATACCACTTCTAGCTATGATGTATCCTAGAGGCAAACTGATCAAAAGCGAGCATGACCCTGAAGCCGTCGCCCACGCGGCTAGGTTGGCGGCGGAGCTGGGAGCCGACATTGTGAAGACAAACTACACAGGCGACGTAGACAGCTTCAAACGGGTGGTGAATTCATGTCCAGTGCCCGTCATCATCGCGGGAGGCCCTAAGGCGGAAACCACCCTCCAAGTGTTGAAGATGGTCTATGACGCCTTAACCGCTGGCTGTAAAGGCGTTTCCATCGGTAGGAACGTGTTTCAACACGATCATCCTGACAGGATGTGCAGGGCGTTATCGTTAATCGTGCACGAAAAAGCCGAGGTCGATGAGGCCGTTAAAGCCCTTGGCGAGTAG
- the asd gene encoding aspartate-semialdehyde dehydrogenase — protein sequence MIEVGILGATGLVGQRFIELLKNHPWFKISKLAASERSVSKKYWEIGKWKLNSELPKEIADAVVVSPEPTEMDDIPLVFSALPSDVAGPIEAKFAQAGKIVVSNAASHRMDPFVPILNPEANSDHIQLVDKQRKKYGWKGAILTNPNCTTAVLTLSLKPLLDEFGLRNVIVTSMQAVSGAGYPGVPSMDIIDNIIPYIKDEERKVEVETKKILGHVGKAADFSVSASCNRVPTMDGHMESVFIEAKKRCSPEKAVEAFSTFTAEPQRLKLPSAPEKPVVVRLEEDRPQPRLDRLEGNGMAVVVGRVRGDPVFKSRGLRYMALGHNTIRGAAGCAVLIAELLREKGYIE from the coding sequence TTGATCGAGGTTGGAATATTGGGGGCTACAGGGCTTGTTGGGCAACGTTTCATTGAACTTCTGAAAAACCATCCATGGTTTAAGATATCCAAGCTAGCAGCCTCTGAAAGAAGCGTGTCAAAAAAATACTGGGAGATAGGTAAGTGGAAGCTGAACAGCGAGCTGCCTAAGGAAATCGCTGATGCTGTGGTTGTGTCCCCAGAGCCAACAGAGATGGACGATATCCCTCTGGTTTTCTCAGCTCTTCCCTCCGACGTAGCGGGGCCGATTGAAGCCAAGTTCGCTCAGGCTGGAAAGATAGTGGTGTCCAACGCGGCTTCACATCGAATGGATCCCTTCGTGCCGATATTGAACCCTGAAGCTAACTCCGACCACATCCAGCTTGTGGACAAACAGAGGAAGAAGTATGGTTGGAAGGGAGCCATATTGACGAACCCGAACTGCACCACCGCGGTTCTCACGTTGTCTCTGAAACCCCTCCTTGACGAGTTTGGTTTGAGAAACGTCATCGTCACCTCGATGCAAGCGGTTAGTGGAGCTGGGTACCCAGGGGTTCCCTCCATGGACATCATCGACAACATCATACCCTACATTAAGGATGAGGAGCGGAAGGTTGAAGTGGAGACGAAGAAGATTCTCGGCCACGTGGGGAAAGCAGCGGACTTCTCAGTATCCGCTAGCTGTAACCGTGTTCCCACCATGGACGGCCACATGGAATCAGTGTTCATCGAAGCGAAAAAGAGGTGTTCTCCTGAAAAAGCGGTAGAGGCCTTCTCCACCTTTACAGCCGAGCCTCAACGGTTAAAGTTGCCATCAGCGCCTGAGAAACCGGTCGTCGTAAGGCTGGAGGAGGATAGGCCTCAGCCCCGTCTGGATAGGCTTGAAGGAAACGGCATGGCGGTGGTGGTGGGAAGAGTGAGAGGCGACCCCGTTTTCAAGTCTAGGGGGTTAAGGTACATGGCTTTAGGTCACAACACCATTCGAGGCGCCGCCGGATGCGCTGTGTTAATCGCGGAGCTGCTTCGAGAAAAGGGGTATATTGAGTAG
- a CDS encoding C45 family peptidase, protein MTLRLIEVEGPPRSRGRQFGEKCKNEISRTLAHNYRIIQHNYGLAREKVILKARSIIPKAREMAPELCEELEGVAEGSSTSFEDIFVLNALPEVMKMSPGGCTVISVDGRFTEDGKRITAQTVDWNPMLEDQYVVLKSTPEKGPLILTYTLAGLLALVGINSKGLGLFMNILITSEKLGEGLPTYFILRRILEKERVNDALSSIVTQKRATAFNYVLTNGEGDLYCVESLVDEYEFMWDDEGMFVHTNHILTGRLKDKDAYVKISRNVETLTRFRRAQKLLRNTLREKGRIGIEDVKRILADHANYPDSICRHPNEEYPVETRFKTLAAIIAKQGEDKMLINSGNPCLNTYKQYALK, encoded by the coding sequence ATGACGCTAAGGTTAATTGAGGTTGAAGGCCCTCCCAGGAGTCGGGGTCGACAGTTCGGTGAGAAATGCAAGAATGAAATCAGTAGGACCTTAGCTCATAACTACAGGATTATTCAGCACAACTATGGACTCGCTAGGGAGAAAGTCATCCTCAAAGCTCGATCAATCATACCGAAAGCCAGGGAGATGGCCCCCGAACTCTGCGAGGAGTTAGAGGGCGTGGCTGAAGGCTCCTCAACCTCCTTTGAAGACATATTCGTCCTGAACGCCCTCCCAGAGGTTATGAAGATGTCCCCGGGGGGATGCACGGTCATATCGGTGGACGGAAGGTTCACTGAAGACGGAAAGCGAATTACAGCTCAAACAGTAGACTGGAATCCCATGCTTGAGGATCAATACGTGGTTTTAAAATCCACTCCCGAAAAGGGCCCCTTAATTTTAACTTACACGCTCGCAGGCCTCCTAGCTCTTGTAGGAATAAACTCTAAAGGCCTAGGCTTATTCATGAACATCCTAATAACCAGCGAGAAATTGGGGGAAGGCCTTCCCACCTACTTTATTTTGAGAAGAATCTTGGAGAAAGAACGGGTCAACGACGCGTTAAGCAGCATCGTAACCCAGAAGAGGGCGACAGCCTTCAACTACGTGCTCACCAACGGTGAAGGGGACCTTTACTGCGTGGAATCCCTGGTCGACGAGTACGAATTCATGTGGGATGATGAAGGAATGTTCGTTCACACCAACCATATTTTAACGGGTAGGTTAAAGGATAAAGACGCGTACGTTAAGATAAGTCGAAACGTTGAAACATTAACAAGATTTCGCCGAGCCCAAAAACTGTTAAGGAACACGTTAAGAGAAAAGGGCAGAATAGGGATAGAGGATGTCAAACGAATACTTGCGGACCATGCGAACTACCCCGACTCCATATGCAGGCATCCAAACGAAGAGTATCCGGTTGAGACTAGGTTTAAAACCCTGGCGGCCATCATCGCCAAGCAAGGTGAAGATAAGATGCTCATAAATTCGGGAAACCCATGTTTAAACACGTACAAGCAGTACGCTTTGAAATAA
- a CDS encoding ABC transporter permease — protein MNKRTLLGLPGLTWYTLFLLAPLGITVVSSFLSSSVGGGLKPSFTPANYLAILRDPTNVSLLLFTLRLSLIVTALSFIVGYILGYYLALMVRSVPVKMALFFLFLTPFWIETTTKAISWFPVLGESGFLNVLLMKVGLIREPISIFLFSQFSATMVMVVTYFLMMAAPVFLTLSRMDPVLLDAAQSLGADKIRTFYHITWKLSLPGVIIGVAFVFVLSVSDFATPSIMGGVIQTIGMQIAYQTFSLANFAAASAYSTIITAITLGVVALLFKVVDVTRLIF, from the coding sequence ATGAATAAAAGAACGTTGTTGGGATTGCCAGGTTTGACGTGGTATACTCTATTCCTGCTCGCACCTCTAGGAATCACTGTGGTGAGCAGTTTTCTCAGCTCATCTGTGGGAGGCGGTTTAAAGCCCTCCTTCACGCCAGCGAACTATTTAGCCATTCTAAGGGATCCTACCAACGTGAGTCTGCTTTTGTTCACGTTGAGGCTTTCCTTAATAGTTACGGCGTTAAGTTTCATAGTCGGCTACATCTTAGGATACTACTTGGCGTTGATGGTGAGAAGCGTACCGGTGAAGATGGCGTTGTTCTTCCTTTTCCTGACGCCGTTCTGGATTGAAACCACCACTAAGGCGATTTCATGGTTTCCCGTGTTGGGTGAAAGCGGTTTTCTCAACGTGCTACTGATGAAGGTGGGTTTGATCAGAGAGCCGATATCGATCTTCCTGTTTTCCCAGTTTTCAGCGACGATGGTGATGGTTGTGACGTATTTTTTGATGATGGCGGCGCCTGTCTTTTTAACTTTAAGTAGGATGGATCCAGTTTTGCTGGATGCCGCTCAGTCGCTTGGAGCCGATAAGATTCGAACATTTTACCACATAACATGGAAGTTGTCTCTGCCCGGAGTAATCATCGGCGTCGCCTTTGTCTTTGTTCTCAGCGTCAGCGACTTCGCCACACCCTCAATCATGGGAGGAGTTATACAGACGATTGGGATGCAGATCGCTTATCAAACGTTTTCTCTAGCCAACTTCGCAGCGGCTTCAGCTTATTCGACGATCATAACGGCGATAACCTTAGGGGTTGTCGCTTTGCTTTTCAAGGTTGTAGACGTGACGAGGCTTATCTTCTAG
- a CDS encoding ABC transporter permease, with protein sequence MKFSLKGLVSFFVFLMLIIVYSPIIMMMIFSFNSGRRTTFPFESFSVRWYAELFHKRELMNALGSSFMLAIAVAFITLGIVVSMGLFLRGLTRGRKMVFYIVALGIIVPGISYGLGTGILYRMLNIRLSSWTALPVHVVWAVPWGLIILLTAFTPELATYEEAARTLGASELEVFREVTMPLISSEMMAAALFGFLLSWGELIRSMFVAGGAATMPVFIYGFLYASPPTPMLYSLGTLNVAFSFILMIGVVTMLRRRSAP encoded by the coding sequence ATGAAGTTTAGCTTGAAGGGCCTGGTTTCTTTCTTCGTGTTTTTAATGCTGATCATCGTTTACTCTCCGATCATAATGATGATGATTTTCTCTTTTAACAGCGGTCGTAGAACGACCTTTCCTTTCGAAAGCTTTAGCGTTCGATGGTATGCAGAGCTCTTCCATAAAAGGGAGCTGATGAACGCCTTAGGATCATCGTTTATGTTGGCGATTGCCGTCGCGTTCATCACCCTAGGAATCGTCGTCTCCATGGGCTTATTTTTAAGAGGGTTAACTAGGGGAAGAAAGATGGTGTTTTACATCGTCGCTCTTGGCATCATCGTTCCAGGCATATCCTACGGTTTGGGAACAGGAATCCTTTACCGGATGTTGAACATACGGTTGTCAAGCTGGACGGCTCTGCCTGTCCATGTGGTTTGGGCGGTGCCGTGGGGCTTGATAATTTTATTGACGGCCTTCACCCCCGAGCTGGCGACGTATGAGGAAGCGGCGAGGACGCTGGGAGCCTCTGAATTGGAGGTTTTCAGAGAGGTAACGATGCCTTTGATCTCCTCGGAGATGATGGCCGCCGCTTTATTCGGATTCCTGCTCTCCTGGGGTGAGTTGATAAGAAGCATGTTTGTGGCAGGGGGCGCCGCCACAATGCCGGTGTTCATCTATGGCTTCTTGTACGCCTCTCCACCCACGCCCATGCTCTACTCTCTAGGAACATTAAACGTGGCTTTCTCATTCATCCTCATGATCGGCGTTGTGACGATGCTTAGAAGGAGGAGTGCCCCTTAG